The following proteins are co-located in the Halarcobacter sp. genome:
- the pstA gene encoding phosphate ABC transporter permease PstA, with the protein MKRKNKNTDNPFYDPSLNKRHRSSKRFKTFTVSSLVFSIAFLVFFLFDMVSKGSPAFQQAYLHIDVTYSQESKNSYRKAIDRKYSRIVSRAWLRMVPKMIEENPELMGKTIKTWVLADDQVDQYLKGHYYKLKRKDRALVDDMKAFGDIDLKFNEIFFKNGDSKTPEYAGLKSAIVGSVLTLIITMAFAFPIGVMTAIYLEEFADDNKFTQTIEVNINNLAAIPSILFGLLGLAIFINLFGLPRSSPLVGGLTLALMTLPIIIVSSRAALRAVPDSIRQAGYGLGLTKIEVTRDHVLPLAFPGILTGSIIGLAQAMGETAPLIIIGMIAFIPDSPGSIFEAATVMPAQLFTWAGMPERMYVEKTAAGIMVLLTILISLNSLAIYLRKKYEVKW; encoded by the coding sequence ATGAAAAGAAAAAATAAAAATACAGACAACCCTTTTTACGATCCATCATTAAATAAAAGACATAGAAGCTCAAAGAGATTTAAAACTTTTACTGTTTCGTCTTTAGTTTTCTCAATAGCATTTCTTGTATTTTTCCTTTTCGATATGGTATCTAAAGGAAGTCCTGCTTTCCAACAAGCATATTTACATATAGATGTAACTTATTCACAAGAATCTAAAAATAGCTACAGAAAGGCAATTGATAGAAAATATTCAAGAATTGTATCAAGAGCGTGGTTAAGAATGGTTCCAAAGATGATTGAAGAGAATCCCGAACTAATGGGTAAAACTATTAAAACTTGGGTATTAGCAGATGATCAAGTTGACCAATATTTAAAAGGACACTATTATAAGCTAAAAAGAAAAGATAGAGCTTTAGTTGATGATATGAAAGCATTTGGAGATATTGATCTTAAATTTAATGAAATATTTTTTAAAAATGGAGATTCAAAAACTCCTGAATATGCTGGTTTAAAATCTGCTATAGTAGGTTCAGTTTTAACACTTATAATTACTATGGCTTTTGCATTTCCAATTGGAGTTATGACAGCAATATATCTTGAAGAGTTTGCAGATGACAATAAATTTACACAAACTATTGAAGTAAATATTAATAACTTAGCAGCAATACCTTCAATCCTATTTGGTCTTTTAGGTCTTGCTATATTTATTAATCTTTTTGGACTTCCAAGATCTTCCCCTTTAGTTGGTGGTTTAACTTTAGCACTTATGACTCTACCAATTATTATTGTAAGTTCAAGAGCAGCATTAAGAGCAGTTCCAGATTCTATTAGACAAGCGGGCTACGGTTTAGGTTTAACGAAAATTGAAGTTACAAGAGACCATGTTTTACCACTTGCTTTTCCTGGAATTTTAACAGGTTCAATCATTGGTTTAGCACAAGCCATGGGAGAAACTGCACCATTAATCATTATTGGTATGATTGCATTTATTCCAGACTCTCCTGGTTCAATTTTTGAAGCTGCTACTGTTATGCCAGCACAATTATTTACTTGGGCAGGTATGCCAGAAAGAATGTATGTAGAAAAAACTGCTGCTGGTATTATGGTGTTATTAACAATTCTAATTTCTTTAAATTCTTTAGCAATTTATCTAAGAAAAAAATATGAAGTAAAATGGTAA
- the pstC gene encoding phosphate ABC transporter permease subunit PstC has protein sequence MKERIIKTALIVASTISILTTFGILFSILFEAISFFQLRSFWYFLTGLEWSPGIVGSKFGAVPIFAGTLMITFIAMAVAIPIGLGSAIYMSEYANGKTRDYLKPILEILAGIPTVVYGFFAAITVAPFVVKAADFFGLEATFNSALASGVVMGIMIIPVISSLSDDVIRAVPDSQRKASLGLGMTQGETIKNIVLPSALPGIISATLLGFSKAIGETMIVVMAAGLRPNLSLNPLEDMTTVTVRIVDALVGDQAFNSPETLSAFALGLALFVVTLILNIISLTMIRKFKEKYKVNTL, from the coding sequence ATGAAAGAAAGAATTATCAAAACTGCATTAATTGTAGCTTCTACTATATCTATTCTTACAACTTTTGGTATTCTTTTTTCTATACTTTTTGAAGCTATTTCATTTTTTCAATTGAGAAGCTTCTGGTACTTCCTTACAGGTCTTGAATGGTCTCCTGGTATTGTTGGGAGTAAGTTTGGTGCCGTTCCTATTTTTGCTGGTACATTAATGATTACATTTATAGCCATGGCAGTTGCAATTCCAATAGGTCTTGGTAGTGCAATTTATATGAGTGAATATGCAAATGGGAAAACAAGAGATTATTTAAAACCTATTTTAGAGATACTTGCTGGTATTCCAACGGTTGTATATGGTTTCTTTGCCGCAATAACAGTTGCACCATTTGTTGTTAAAGCAGCTGACTTCTTCGGATTAGAAGCAACATTTAACTCAGCTCTAGCTTCAGGTGTAGTTATGGGAATTATGATTATCCCTGTAATATCATCACTTTCTGATGATGTTATTAGAGCAGTTCCAGATAGTCAAAGAAAAGCTTCACTTGGTCTTGGTATGACTCAAGGAGAAACTATAAAAAATATAGTTTTACCTTCTGCACTCCCAGGTATTATTTCAGCAACGCTACTAGGTTTCTCAAAAGCAATTGGTGAAACAATGATTGTTGTTATGGCTGCAGGTTTAAGACCAAACTTATCATTAAACCCATTGGAAGATATGACAACTGTAACAGTTAGAATTGTTGATGCACTAGTTGGAGACCAAGCTTTCAACTCTCCTGAAACACTTTCTGCTTTTGCACTAGGGCTTGCACTATTTGTTGTAACATTGATTTTGAATATTATTTCATTAACAATGATTAGAAAATTTAAAGAAAAATATAAAGTGAATACATTATGA
- a CDS encoding GGDEF domain-containing protein — translation MEDKLDIGKLDFAFQPIINTNSGKTFAVEALLRNCKELGFNSINSFFDYLAKEEILYNCDIKLRKKALKKFKKIDIPNIKIFYNLDNRVFNMPNKKLGKTLEILEELDIKPDKLCFELTEHNLFKDEKNLQESIKNYNQNDIKTAIDDFGTGVSGLHLLYISDTNFVKIDKFFISYIDKDPKKRLFCSSIVEMAHTMGIKVIAEGIERVEEYLTCKDIKVDYLQGYLFCRPTIDITEIKKSYKGRSFFKKDRRVLSNNIDKSFIEKVDAISDDSSLHDLFIYFKEHTKNTFVPVVNSEKKILGAIYEVDIKKISYSQYGLSLAKNQSFKAKLKHYLQAVPEIDISWGIDKALEIFNLRNDAKGIFVSKDSIYYGFISLNNLLLLSYKRNIEIAENQNPLTKLPGNNQIDDFIYNIFDKKIQAQIIYFDFNDFKPFNDTYGFRLGDRAILMFSEILQKYLSRESFIAHIGGDDFFVGFVNMSYENVYNIIFNIQKEFEHNVQSLYNENDLKNGHITAKDRYGTIREFKLLSVSASIIEVTKQSSIENFNSKLGEIKKRSKSIDKPFGICINM, via the coding sequence ATAGAAGATAAACTCGATATAGGTAAACTTGATTTTGCCTTTCAACCAATCATCAATACTAATTCAGGTAAAACATTTGCAGTTGAGGCACTTCTTAGAAACTGTAAAGAGCTTGGCTTTAACTCAATAAATAGTTTCTTCGATTATCTAGCAAAAGAGGAAATACTTTATAATTGTGATATTAAATTAAGAAAAAAAGCTTTAAAAAAATTTAAAAAAATTGATATTCCAAATATCAAAATCTTCTATAATCTTGATAATAGAGTTTTTAACATGCCAAATAAGAAACTAGGTAAAACATTAGAAATCCTAGAAGAGTTAGATATAAAACCTGATAAGTTATGTTTTGAATTAACAGAACATAATCTCTTTAAAGATGAAAAAAATCTACAAGAATCGATAAAAAATTATAATCAAAACGATATTAAAACAGCAATTGATGACTTTGGTACTGGCGTTTCTGGTTTACATCTACTTTATATATCAGATACAAACTTTGTAAAGATTGATAAATTTTTTATCTCATATATTGATAAAGACCCCAAAAAGAGACTTTTTTGTTCCTCTATAGTTGAAATGGCACATACAATGGGGATAAAAGTTATAGCAGAAGGTATAGAAAGAGTAGAAGAATATTTAACTTGCAAAGATATAAAAGTTGATTACCTACAAGGTTACCTTTTTTGCAGACCTACAATAGATATAACTGAAATAAAAAAGAGTTATAAAGGTAGAAGCTTTTTTAAAAAAGATAGAAGAGTATTAAGCAATAATATTGACAAGTCTTTTATTGAAAAAGTTGATGCAATATCTGATGACTCCTCCTTGCATGACCTTTTTATCTATTTTAAAGAGCATACAAAAAATACATTTGTACCAGTAGTAAATTCTGAAAAGAAAATTTTAGGTGCCATATATGAAGTAGACATTAAGAAGATATCTTATTCTCAATATGGTTTATCCCTTGCAAAAAACCAATCTTTTAAAGCAAAACTTAAACACTATTTACAAGCTGTTCCTGAGATTGATATAAGTTGGGGAATAGATAAGGCTTTAGAGATTTTTAATCTAAGAAATGATGCAAAAGGTATATTTGTAAGTAAAGATTCAATCTATTATGGTTTTATAAGCCTAAATAATCTCCTACTTTTATCTTATAAAAGAAATATTGAAATTGCTGAAAATCAAAACCCACTTACTAAACTACCTGGAAATAATCAAATTGATGATTTCATCTACAATATTTTTGATAAAAAAATACAAGCTCAAATCATATATTTTGATTTTAATGATTTTAAACCTTTTAATGATACTTATGGATTTAGACTAGGGGATAGAGCTATTTTAATGTTTTCAGAAATACTTCAAAAATACCTTTCAAGGGAGAGTTTTATTGCACATATTGGAGGAGATGATTTTTTTGTAGGTTTTGTAAATATGAGTTATGAAAATGTATATAATATAATTTTTAACATACAAAAAGAGTTTGAACACAATGTACAAAGCCTTTATAATGAAAATGATTTAAAAAATGGACATATTACTGCAAAAGATAGATATGGAACTATTAGAGAATTCAAACTTTTAAGTGTCTCAGCATCTATTATTGAAGTAACTAAACAAAGTAGCATTGAAAACTTTAACTCAAAACTTGGAGAGATTAAAAAAAGATCTAAATCTATAGATAAACCTTTTGGTATCTGCATAAATATGTAA
- a CDS encoding substrate-binding domain-containing protein: MKKTTLALLASAALTVSLSARDQIKIVGSSTVYPFSSAVAEELGATTKYPTPVVESTGSGGGMKLFCAGNNLNTPDITNASRRMKTKEFTLCEKNGVTDITESVIGYDGIAFAQDKSNSSFNVTREQLALAVAAEVPSKDGKSLIANPYKKWSDIDASLPNREIIVYGPPKSSGTRDAFEELVMQHVFKKMSVYTDLYKADKKANKKYKKYSVIRTDGVYVPSGENDNIIVQKLTKNKNAFGIFGFSFLEENEDKLIGSTINGVAPTPDNISSAKYPVSRSLFFYTKNSHKKDVPAMNKYVEMFMSENMIGNNGILTEIGLIPLPESQRTAIRKAVLEGKKLTLDALKH, translated from the coding sequence ATGAAAAAAACAACACTTGCTTTATTAGCATCTGCTGCACTTACTGTATCTTTAAGTGCAAGAGACCAAATTAAAATTGTAGGTTCATCTACAGTTTATCCATTCTCTTCTGCTGTAGCTGAAGAACTAGGTGCAACAACAAAATATCCAACTCCTGTAGTTGAATCAACTGGTTCAGGTGGTGGTATGAAATTATTTTGTGCTGGAAATAATTTAAATACTCCAGATATTACAAATGCATCAAGAAGAATGAAAACTAAAGAGTTTACACTTTGTGAAAAAAATGGTGTAACTGATATTACTGAATCAGTAATTGGATATGATGGTATTGCATTTGCTCAAGATAAATCAAACTCTTCATTTAACGTAACTAGAGAGCAATTAGCATTAGCAGTTGCTGCTGAAGTACCTTCAAAAGATGGTAAATCTTTAATTGCAAACCCATATAAAAAATGGTCTGATATTGATGCTTCTTTACCAAATAGAGAAATTATTGTTTATGGACCACCAAAATCATCTGGTACAAGAGATGCATTCGAAGAATTAGTAATGCAACATGTATTCAAAAAAATGTCTGTATATACTGACCTTTATAAAGCTGATAAAAAAGCAAACAAAAAATATAAAAAATACTCTGTAATTAGAACTGACGGTGTATATGTTCCATCTGGTGAAAATGATAACATCATTGTTCAAAAATTAACTAAAAACAAAAATGCATTTGGTATCTTTGGTTTCTCTTTCTTAGAAGAAAATGAAGATAAATTAATTGGTTCTACAATTAATGGTGTAGCTCCAACTCCTGATAACATCTCTTCTGCTAAATACCCAGTATCTAGATCGTTATTCTTCTATACTAAAAACTCTCACAAAAAAGATGTTCCAGCAATGAACAAATATGTTGAGATGTTTATGTCTGAAAATATGATTGGTAATAATGGTATCTTAACTGAAATTGGTCTTATCCCTCTTCCAGAGTCACAAAGAACTGCTATTAGAAAAGCTGTTTTAGAAGGTAAAAAACTTACTTTAGATGCTTTAAAACACTAA
- the prfA gene encoding peptide chain release factor 1, with the protein MLQDKLQPFIDRYEEINNLLISPDITSDIKKMTDLSKEQSSIEPIVNKAKEYKKVLEDIEDNKLMLEDDELGELAKEELKELESLKPQLEEDIKFLMIPKDPNDEKNIYLELRAGTGGDEAAIFVGDLFRGYLRYAENNGWKVEIMNQSESEAGGYKEIVALFKGDHVYSKLKFEGGTHRVQRVPATESQGRVHTSAITVAVMPEVDDVEIDISPSDLKIDVMRASGNGGQSVNTTDSAVRITHIPTGIVVTNQDQKSQHKNKDKAMKVLKARLYDIQMQEKMEAEGANRKEQVGTGDRSGRIRTYNYPQNRVSDHRINLTLYRLDYIMNDGLFNEIIDPLITDYQAKLIEANGL; encoded by the coding sequence ATGCTACAAGATAAACTACAGCCTTTTATAGACAGATATGAAGAGATTAATAATTTATTGATCTCTCCAGACATAACATCTGATATAAAAAAGATGACAGATCTTTCTAAAGAACAATCAAGTATAGAACCAATTGTTAATAAAGCGAAAGAATATAAAAAAGTACTAGAAGATATCGAAGATAACAAACTAATGCTTGAAGATGATGAGTTAGGTGAATTAGCAAAAGAGGAACTAAAAGAGTTAGAATCTCTTAAACCTCAATTAGAAGAAGATATAAAATTCTTAATGATTCCTAAAGATCCTAATGATGAAAAAAATATTTATTTAGAGCTTAGAGCAGGAACAGGTGGGGATGAAGCTGCAATTTTCGTAGGTGACCTTTTTAGAGGTTATTTAAGATATGCAGAAAATAATGGTTGGAAAGTAGAGATCATGAACCAAAGTGAGAGTGAAGCTGGTGGCTATAAAGAGATTGTTGCCTTATTTAAAGGTGACCATGTTTACTCAAAACTAAAGTTTGAAGGTGGTACTCATAGAGTTCAAAGGGTACCTGCAACAGAATCTCAAGGAAGAGTTCATACTTCAGCTATAACTGTTGCAGTAATGCCAGAAGTTGATGATGTTGAGATTGACATAAGCCCAAGCGATCTTAAAATTGATGTAATGAGAGCAAGTGGTAATGGTGGACAATCAGTAAATACTACAGATTCAGCAGTAAGAATCACGCATATTCCAACAGGTATTGTTGTTACAAACCAAGACCAAAAATCTCAGCACAAGAATAAAGATAAAGCTATGAAAGTTTTAAAAGCTAGGCTTTATGATATTCAAATGCAAGAGAAAATGGAAGCAGAGGGTGCTAACAGAAAAGAACAAGTTGGAACTGGTGATAGAAGTGGAAGAATTAGAACATATAATTATCCACAAAATAGAGTTTCAGACCATAGAATAAATTTAACTTTGTATAGACTTGATTATATTATGAATGATGGTCTATTTAATGAAATAATTGACCCACTGATAACAGACTATCAAGCAAAACTAATAGAGGCTAATGGATTATAA
- the rpsT gene encoding 30S ribosomal protein S20, with translation MANHKSAEKRARQTKVKTERNRFYKTRIKNVTKDVLVAIEATDKDKAAEAMKAANKYIHHCVSKGILKKGNAARKVSRLQAKVNAI, from the coding sequence ATGGCAAATCATAAATCTGCTGAAAAAAGAGCAAGACAAACTAAGGTAAAAACTGAAAGAAACAGATTTTACAAAACTAGAATCAAAAATGTAACAAAAGATGTGTTAGTTGCTATCGAAGCTACTGATAAAGATAAAGCTGCTGAAGCAATGAAAGCTGCTAACAAATATATTCACCACTGTGTTTCAAAAGGTATCCTTAAAAAAGGTAATGCAGCAAGAAAAGTTAGTAGATTACAAGCAAAAGTAAATGCTATATAA
- the glmM gene encoding phosphoglucosamine mutase, with protein MKLFGTDGVRGKAGDFLDAITVLKLAKAAGIYFRKFSTTNKILVGKDTRRSGYMIENALVSGLTSVGYDVIQIGPMPTPAIAYLTESMRCDGGIMISASHNPFEDNGIKFFDNHGDKLSSTCEAEIEKIFQNRELLQEEETTGRDIGSSKRIDDVIGRYIVSIKSTFPQDLTLKSIRIVLDCANGAAYKVAPTILDELGADVITINDEPNGYNINENCGALHPEQVGNLVKEYRADIGIALDGDADRLVVIDEQGNVVHGDKLLGALALFLKEENILKGEACVSTVMSNKALEDFLNSHELKLLRSDVGDKHVLEQMKKNGINFGGEQSGHIIFSDVAKTGDGLASALQVLALMLRSKKKASEILNPFDLYPQILVNVKVTEKKPLDQIEGLEELLNSFRQKGIRDLIRYSGTENKIRLLLEGKDKKEVEKSMKELEKFIKKSL; from the coding sequence ATGAAACTATTTGGAACTGATGGAGTTCGTGGAAAAGCGGGCGATTTTTTAGATGCAATTACAGTATTAAAGTTAGCAAAAGCAGCTGGTATATATTTTAGAAAATTTTCAACTACAAATAAGATATTAGTTGGAAAAGATACTAGAAGAAGTGGTTATATGATTGAAAATGCACTTGTAAGTGGTTTAACATCAGTTGGTTATGATGTTATACAAATAGGACCTATGCCTACACCTGCAATCGCATATTTAACTGAATCAATGAGATGTGATGGTGGAATAATGATATCAGCTTCACATAACCCCTTTGAAGATAATGGGATTAAATTTTTTGATAATCATGGAGATAAGTTAAGTAGTACTTGTGAAGCAGAGATTGAAAAAATATTTCAAAATAGGGAATTGTTACAAGAAGAGGAAACAACGGGAAGAGACATAGGTTCTTCAAAAAGAATAGATGATGTTATAGGAAGATATATTGTATCAATTAAAAGTACTTTCCCTCAAGATTTAACATTAAAAAGTATTAGAATTGTTCTTGATTGTGCAAATGGTGCAGCATACAAAGTAGCTCCTACAATATTGGATGAGTTAGGTGCTGATGTAATTACAATTAATGATGAACCTAATGGTTATAATATAAATGAAAATTGTGGAGCTTTGCATCCTGAACAAGTTGGAAACTTAGTTAAAGAGTATAGAGCTGATATTGGAATAGCTCTTGATGGTGATGCTGATAGGCTTGTAGTTATTGATGAACAAGGTAATGTAGTTCATGGAGATAAACTATTAGGGGCATTAGCTTTATTTTTAAAAGAAGAGAATATTTTAAAAGGTGAAGCTTGTGTTAGTACAGTTATGTCTAATAAAGCATTAGAAGATTTTTTAAATTCACATGAACTTAAATTATTAAGATCTGATGTTGGTGATAAACATGTATTAGAACAAATGAAAAAGAATGGTATAAATTTTGGAGGGGAACAAAGTGGTCATATCATTTTCTCTGATGTTGCAAAAACTGGTGATGGTTTAGCTTCAGCTTTACAAGTATTAGCTTTGATGTTAAGAAGTAAGAAAAAAGCTAGTGAAATATTAAATCCTTTTGATCTTTATCCTCAAATATTAGTTAATGTAAAAGTTACAGAAAAAAAACCACTAGATCAAATTGAAGGTTTAGAAGAATTACTAAATAGTTTTAGGCAAAAAGGTATAAGAGATTTAATTAGATATTCAGGGACAGAAAACAAAATAAGACTTCTTTTAGAGGGTAAAGATAAAAAAGAGGTTGAAAAGTCAATGAAAGAATTAGAAAAATTTATTAAAAAATCTTTATGA
- the lspA gene encoding signal peptidase II, with translation MKNKIKISFFIFISIFIVDQIIKYGFANFDWNVEGPIMSLQLAYNYGVAFSMFSFLAEYLKFIQLALVLAGTIYLYKNPEVFYEYYIPVGLLYAGGLSNILDRFTYGGVVDYLYWHYGFEFAIFNLADVIIDLAVVIIIYKQIKDSKKVNQEKKQND, from the coding sequence ATGAAAAATAAAATAAAAATTTCATTTTTTATCTTTATATCAATATTTATTGTTGATCAGATAATTAAATATGGTTTTGCTAATTTTGATTGGAATGTAGAAGGTCCAATAATGTCATTACAGTTAGCTTATAACTATGGGGTAGCATTTTCCATGTTTTCTTTTTTAGCTGAGTACCTTAAGTTTATTCAGTTAGCTTTAGTATTAGCTGGAACAATATATTTATATAAAAATCCAGAGGTTTTTTATGAGTATTATATCCCTGTAGGCTTATTGTATGCAGGTGGGCTATCTAATATTTTAGATAGATTTACCTATGGGGGAGTTGTTGATTATCTTTATTGGCACTATGGTTTTGAATTTGCAATATTTAATTTAGCTGATGTGATAATAGATTTAGCTGTTGTGATAATTATTTATAAACAAATAAAAGATTCAAAAAAAGTTAATCAAGAAAAAAAACAAAATGATTAA
- a CDS encoding 3-isopropylmalate dehydratase large subunit — protein sequence MGQTITEKIFSEHVGKEVYAGEIVRSPIDMVIGNDITTPISIRAFEEGGFEKLANPEGFAIVLDHFIPAKDIASANQAKISRDFAMKHDLKYFFDEKDMGIEHALLPEKGLVLPGDVIIGADSHTCTHGGLGAFSTGMGSTDISFGMITGGNWFKVPESIKVVMTGKPSEYVSGKDIILEVIRQLGVDGALYQALEFTGDTVQYLTMDDRFSICNMAIEAGAKNGIFAYDETTEEFLNKTAEANGGLRAEPKIHYSDEDAKYTKIIEIDVANLEPVIAYPFLPDNGHSVSQAVADNIRVDQVFIGSCTNGRLSDFKIAAEILEGKKVARHVRMILTPGTQKILRDATKLGYIDTLVDAGAVVSNPTCGACLGGYMGILGDEEVCISTTNRNFVGRMGSRSSKIYLANSAVAAASAISGYITDPKSL from the coding sequence ATGGGTCAAACAATTACAGAAAAAATATTTAGTGAACACGTAGGAAAAGAGGTTTATGCAGGTGAGATTGTAAGAAGTCCAATTGATATGGTTATTGGAAATGATATTACAACTCCTATTTCAATTAGAGCATTTGAAGAGGGTGGTTTTGAAAAATTAGCTAATCCAGAAGGGTTTGCAATTGTTCTTGATCACTTTATTCCAGCAAAAGATATTGCATCTGCAAATCAAGCAAAAATCTCAAGGGATTTTGCAATGAAGCATGATTTAAAATATTTCTTTGATGAAAAAGATATGGGAATTGAACACGCTTTATTACCAGAAAAAGGTTTAGTTTTACCAGGTGATGTTATTATTGGTGCAGATTCACACACATGTACACATGGTGGATTGGGTGCATTTTCTACTGGTATGGGAAGTACTGATATCTCATTTGGGATGATTACTGGTGGAAACTGGTTTAAAGTTCCAGAATCAATCAAAGTTGTAATGACTGGTAAACCAAGTGAATATGTTTCAGGAAAAGATATTATCCTTGAAGTTATCAGACAACTAGGTGTTGATGGAGCTTTATATCAAGCTTTAGAATTTACTGGAGATACAGTACAATACTTAACTATGGATGATAGATTCTCTATTTGTAATATGGCTATTGAAGCTGGTGCAAAAAATGGAATTTTCGCTTATGATGAAACTACAGAAGAGTTTTTAAATAAAACTGCAGAAGCAAATGGTGGATTAAGAGCTGAGCCAAAAATTCATTATTCTGATGAAGATGCAAAATATACAAAAATTATTGAAATTGATGTTGCTAATTTAGAACCAGTAATTGCATATCCTTTCTTACCAGATAATGGGCACTCAGTTTCTCAGGCAGTTGCAGATAATATTAGAGTTGATCAAGTATTTATTGGGTCATGTACAAATGGTAGATTAAGTGACTTTAAAATTGCAGCTGAAATTCTTGAAGGTAAAAAAGTTGCAAGACATGTTAGAATGATTTTAACTCCAGGAACTCAAAAAATTCTTAGAGATGCAACAAAATTAGGATATATTGACACATTGGTTGATGCAGGAGCTGTTGTTTCAAATCCTACTTGTGGAGCATGTTTAGGTGGATATATGGGGATCTTAGGAGATGAAGAGGTTTGTATCTCTACAACTAATAGAAACTTTGTAGGAAGAATGGGTTCAAGAAGCTCAAAAATCTACTTAGCAAATAGTGCAGTTGCAGCAGCTAGTGCAATTTCAGGATATATTACAGACCCTAAAAGTTTATAA
- the mobA gene encoding molybdenum cofactor guanylyltransferase MobA, with protein MDSSLYFDIPCVILCGGKSSRMGEDKALLPFSNYKTLSEYQYERLKPYFKKIYISSKTDKFDFEKNLILDKEKIYSPIIALETIFKILQNEERIFIITVDTPFVKIETIKKIIDLSINYDIVIPEAEKTHNLCGVFNKSCLSFIEEMLNNNIHKVNYLIKNSKTKILQCDDEYEFLNLNDKIQYQLAKSYIS; from the coding sequence ATGGACTCTTCACTCTATTTTGATATACCTTGTGTAATTCTTTGTGGAGGGAAAAGTTCAAGAATGGGAGAAGATAAAGCTCTTCTTCCTTTTTCTAACTACAAAACCTTATCTGAATACCAATATGAAAGATTAAAACCTTATTTTAAAAAAATTTATATATCTTCTAAAACTGATAAATTTGATTTTGAAAAAAATTTAATTTTAGATAAAGAAAAAATTTATTCTCCTATTATTGCTTTAGAAACTATATTCAAAATACTACAAAATGAAGAAAGAATATTTATAATTACAGTTGATACTCCTTTTGTTAAAATTGAAACAATAAAAAAAATAATTGATTTATCTATAAATTACGATATTGTAATACCTGAAGCAGAAAAAACCCATAATTTATGTGGTGTGTTTAATAAATCTTGCTTATCATTTATAGAAGAGATGTTAAATAATAATATTCATAAAGTAAATTATTTAATCAAAAATTCAAAAACAAAAATCTTACAGTGTGACGATGAATACGAGTTTTTGAATCTTAATGACAAAATTCAATATCAGTTAGCCAAATCATATATAAGCTGA